From a region of the Candidatus Limnocylindrales bacterium genome:
- a CDS encoding cache domain-containing protein gives MNSIRNKILLAIALVTLPPMLVLGWYGGDQVEKALREQGLQRLDTRINGLSAQMDKVLSGTDGDLLLLADAPSLSQYWLALDSGDAVLIEAAKKNLAQTFTRLLQIRGNYHQVAYLDATGMEKIRAQRGAGDSIMITPETRLENNASRALYTEANKLQRSKVHVTPIELNRVSGKLEEPHRPVIHYSTPVFDASSRKRGVLEITVNARPMLELVAAAPEQGETLLLVDASGAYLSHPDKDKEWGGTNDLGTAHNLATDYPRLSAAVLSAKGPLHDESAEMITIARPIPVPGVPDRQLGVLVDMMPSNVLYASARRLRNNFWILTGGALAFALIVGAAVAYYITRPISALTVAVDRMSRGELEEPIRVTSGDEMQKLAEAMERLRKSMKLMLDKFED, from the coding sequence TTGAACAGCATCCGCAACAAGATCCTCCTGGCCATCGCGCTGGTGACGCTGCCGCCGATGCTCGTGCTCGGCTGGTACGGCGGCGACCAGGTCGAGAAGGCGCTGCGCGAGCAGGGCCTGCAGCGCCTCGACACGCGCATCAACGGCCTGTCGGCCCAGATGGACAAGGTGCTCTCCGGCACCGACGGCGATCTGCTGCTCCTGGCCGACGCCCCTTCCCTCTCGCAGTACTGGCTTGCGCTCGACAGCGGCGACGCCGTTCTCATCGAGGCAGCCAAGAAGAACCTGGCGCAGACGTTCACGCGCCTGCTGCAGATCCGCGGCAACTACCATCAGGTGGCGTACCTGGACGCCACGGGCATGGAGAAGATCCGCGCGCAGCGCGGCGCCGGCGACTCGATCATGATCACGCCGGAGACCAGGCTCGAGAACAACGCCAGCCGCGCGCTCTACACCGAGGCCAACAAGCTGCAGAGGAGCAAGGTCCACGTCACGCCGATCGAGCTCAATCGCGTGTCGGGCAAGCTCGAGGAGCCGCACCGGCCCGTCATCCACTACAGCACGCCGGTGTTCGACGCCTCGTCCAGAAAGCGCGGCGTCCTGGAGATCACGGTCAACGCCCGGCCGATGCTCGAGCTGGTGGCGGCGGCGCCCGAGCAAGGCGAGACGCTGCTGCTCGTCGACGCCAGCGGCGCCTACCTGAGCCATCCCGACAAGGACAAGGAATGGGGCGGCACCAACGACCTCGGCACTGCGCACAACCTGGCCACCGACTACCCGCGCCTGAGCGCCGCCGTGCTCAGCGCCAAGGGGCCGCTGCACGACGAGAGCGCCGAGATGATCACGATCGCGCGACCGATTCCGGTCCCCGGCGTGCCCGACAGACAGCTCGGCGTGCTCGTCGACATGATGCCGAGCAACGTCCTCTACGCATCGGCGCGGCGGCTGCGCAACAACTTCTGGATTCTGACCGGCGGCGCCCTCGCCTTCGCGCTGATCGTCGGCGCCGCGGTGGCCTACTACATCACGCGGCCGATCTCGGCGCTGACCGTCGCGGTCGACCGCATGAGCCGCGGCGAGCTCGAAGAGCCGATCCGCGTGACCTCCGGCGACGAGATGCAGAAGCTCGCCGAAGCCATGGAACGTCTGCGCAAGTCCATGAAGCTCATGCTCGACAAGTTCGAGGACTGA
- a CDS encoding VCBS repeat-containing protein: MIERAFLATFCIVVHAALLAPAEASDKCTASKLAALGKAEKGAISCHNKGLLDASYDEAACLAKKLGKLEKKLIKIGPGCSGTYATCEPRVLSCPAAVAAAGPSGATACEARKRKAASKYAAAALQCQASDTPADCTDIAEAKFIAALAKAEKKGACAGSADDLLAAIATYCTNTVAPPAGDPIPLCTGCADSSDCSEAEHCSGSLCVADVCTPDALACSDTELQQCGADGGSVETTVCESPSAGDGCVDAGGGDAWCACQDDWDCPAGHECVADRCVAGPEACDEPFLFAGVLPVAEIQWGGTGIANRDAAGAPFPASSQVSSTPLVANLDDDNGDGFINELDFPEIVFLSYCNSDISLNGVVRAIHGGGPSKGNDFFATCGSTVWHEGDSLALSCPCTNATANSTSVPAIGDLDGDGVPEIVVANENSGLTILSNTGNPITETGPNVWSSYATPAPALANLDNEGFAEIVVGRHAFTLGHDGNGDLVFVDKFSGSLMNGLQGLGPISCVADIQGDARLEIVAGTTVYAMPDPPSGVSTIAECAVGDMSDFCQGRLAVVWDGQTVNGAAAIPNAQRDGLCAVGDVLGTDPLLAPGPDNPLDGTAEVVIVAEGHLLILNGQTGALQRNVNFGLGTDGGAPVLDDFDGDGFPEIGVAFGTRYVAHDLQDVSAACPAWPNAFVDTASGLQGNPARAPGATCAGDDECAEGAVCARGNCVCLHNGWLRVTEDDSSRVTASAAFDFNGDGVREIAYNDECHLRVYDGRNGAVYFKNNSPSRTRIESPTIADADNDGSAEILVPSNNDSSSCSEGNDHPNGVGVWGALLQEWFPTRRIWNQHAYGVTNVTESAAIPAPAPNGQTDYNGRTYDAFRSNPGTCSISVQP; encoded by the coding sequence ATGATCGAGCGCGCATTCCTGGCCACGTTCTGCATCGTTGTGCACGCCGCTCTGCTCGCGCCGGCCGAGGCCTCCGACAAGTGCACGGCCTCCAAGCTGGCCGCGCTCGGCAAGGCCGAGAAAGGCGCGATCTCCTGCCATAACAAGGGGCTTCTCGACGCCTCCTACGACGAAGCCGCGTGTCTGGCCAAGAAGCTCGGCAAGCTCGAAAAGAAGCTGATCAAGATCGGGCCGGGCTGCTCGGGCACCTACGCGACGTGCGAGCCGCGCGTCCTTTCCTGTCCGGCAGCCGTGGCGGCGGCGGGCCCGTCGGGCGCCACCGCCTGCGAGGCAAGAAAGCGCAAGGCGGCTTCGAAGTACGCAGCGGCGGCGCTCCAATGCCAGGCATCCGATACGCCCGCCGACTGCACCGACATAGCCGAAGCGAAGTTCATCGCCGCCCTGGCGAAAGCAGAAAAGAAAGGCGCCTGCGCGGGAAGCGCGGACGATCTGCTGGCGGCGATCGCCACCTACTGCACGAACACGGTGGCGCCGCCGGCCGGCGATCCGATTCCGCTGTGCACCGGCTGCGCCGATTCGAGCGACTGCAGCGAGGCCGAGCATTGCTCGGGCAGCCTCTGCGTGGCCGACGTCTGCACGCCCGATGCCCTTGCCTGCTCGGATACCGAGTTGCAGCAGTGCGGCGCCGACGGCGGCTCGGTGGAAACGACCGTATGCGAGAGTCCCTCGGCCGGCGACGGCTGCGTGGATGCCGGCGGCGGCGATGCGTGGTGCGCGTGCCAGGACGACTGGGACTGCCCGGCCGGCCATGAATGCGTCGCCGATCGATGCGTGGCGGGCCCCGAAGCGTGCGACGAGCCGTTCCTGTTCGCCGGCGTCCTTCCGGTCGCCGAAATCCAATGGGGCGGAACCGGCATCGCCAATCGCGACGCCGCCGGCGCCCCATTTCCGGCCTCCTCGCAGGTGTCCTCGACGCCGCTCGTCGCCAATCTCGACGACGACAACGGCGACGGCTTCATCAACGAGCTCGACTTCCCCGAAATCGTCTTCCTCTCCTACTGCAACTCGGACATTTCGCTGAACGGCGTCGTGCGCGCCATCCACGGCGGCGGGCCGAGCAAGGGCAACGACTTCTTCGCCACCTGCGGCTCGACCGTCTGGCACGAGGGCGACTCGCTGGCGCTGAGCTGCCCGTGCACGAACGCGACCGCCAATTCCACGTCGGTTCCCGCCATCGGCGACCTCGACGGCGATGGCGTGCCCGAGATCGTCGTGGCGAACGAGAACTCCGGGCTGACCATCCTGAGCAATACCGGAAATCCGATCACGGAGACGGGCCCGAACGTGTGGAGCAGCTACGCCACTCCGGCGCCGGCGCTGGCCAACCTCGACAACGAGGGCTTTGCCGAGATCGTCGTCGGCCGTCACGCCTTCACACTCGGCCACGACGGCAACGGCGACCTCGTCTTCGTCGACAAGTTCAGCGGCAGCCTGATGAACGGCCTGCAGGGGCTCGGACCGATCTCCTGCGTAGCCGACATCCAGGGCGACGCCCGGCTTGAGATCGTGGCCGGCACCACGGTGTATGCGATGCCCGACCCGCCCTCGGGCGTCTCGACCATCGCCGAATGCGCGGTCGGCGACATGAGCGACTTCTGCCAGGGACGCCTCGCGGTGGTCTGGGACGGCCAGACCGTCAACGGCGCCGCCGCCATCCCCAACGCGCAGCGCGACGGCTTGTGCGCCGTCGGCGACGTTCTCGGCACCGATCCGTTGCTTGCGCCGGGTCCCGACAATCCGCTCGACGGCACGGCCGAGGTCGTGATCGTCGCGGAGGGACATCTGCTGATCCTGAACGGGCAGACCGGCGCCCTGCAGCGGAACGTCAACTTCGGCCTGGGCACCGACGGCGGAGCCCCCGTCCTCGACGACTTCGATGGCGACGGCTTTCCCGAGATCGGCGTCGCCTTCGGCACACGCTACGTGGCGCACGACCTCCAGGATGTCTCGGCCGCATGCCCGGCTTGGCCCAATGCGTTCGTCGACACGGCCAGCGGGCTGCAGGGCAACCCGGCGCGCGCGCCCGGCGCCACCTGCGCGGGCGACGACGAGTGCGCCGAGGGCGCCGTCTGCGCGCGCGGCAACTGCGTGTGCCTGCACAACGGATGGCTGCGCGTCACCGAGGACGATTCGAGCCGCGTGACGGCATCGGCCGCATTCGATTTCAACGGGGACGGCGTCAGGGAAATCGCCTACAACGACGAATGCCATTTGCGCGTCTATGACGGCCGCAACGGCGCGGTCTACTTCAAGAACAATTCCCCGAGCCGCACGCGCATCGAGAGCCCCACCATCGCCGATGCCGACAACGACGGCAGCGCCGAGATCCTGGTTCCCTCGAACAACGATTCCTCGTCGTGCTCGGAGGGCAACGACCATCCCAACGGCGTCGGCGTCTGGGGAGCCTTGCTCCAGGAATGGTTCCCGACGCGGCGCATCTGGAATCAGCACGCCTACGGCGTCACCAACGTCACCGAGAGTGCGGCGATCCCGGCCCCGGCGCCCAACGGGCAGACCGATTACAACGGGCGCACCTACGATGCGTTCCGCTCCAACCCCGGGACGTGCAGCATTTCGGTGCAGCCGTAG
- a CDS encoding roadblock/LC7 domain-containing protein, giving the protein MRTLLRDLATLKGVHGGYVVRKGEVLASSLPEDRTDALSAALEAIVKIGEGLSRIDARFEEVRIEFGTQSLMVMPVDDGFTLGLLTGEDVDLPLLRAVMASSVRQLRRMAELPPRPIEEPRLPPLPELPDVVVAPAAPDFEAPPLVAPAAPAVEAAPAVEPAQAAGAAAGASQKAQPTAAPTPAAPPADAPPKPEAARHAPAAPETKQAPQQAAAAQPAARQAAAPSPSTAKPAQPARPSPAEQAQRAREAKAAQHAVQQGKGRDEQRKPEPQRKPPAAPEPPRAPARDDWDAETVLPKIRDLLTEAIGPVARVTFKRGVAKWTDAHAPTLGNLPALARILAADLGSEAEKKKFVDAVERLRQG; this is encoded by the coding sequence GTGCGGACGCTGTTGCGGGATCTAGCAACTCTGAAAGGAGTCCACGGCGGCTACGTCGTGCGCAAGGGCGAGGTGCTCGCGTCGTCGTTGCCCGAAGACCGCACCGATGCGCTGTCGGCTGCGCTGGAGGCGATCGTCAAGATCGGCGAAGGGCTGTCCAGGATCGACGCGCGCTTCGAGGAAGTGCGCATCGAATTCGGCACGCAGTCGCTGATGGTGATGCCGGTCGACGACGGCTTCACGCTCGGACTGCTCACGGGCGAAGACGTCGACCTTCCGCTTCTGCGCGCGGTGATGGCTTCGAGCGTGCGACAGCTCCGGCGCATGGCCGAGCTGCCGCCGCGTCCGATCGAGGAGCCCAGGCTGCCGCCGCTGCCCGAGCTTCCCGACGTCGTCGTGGCACCGGCGGCCCCGGATTTCGAGGCACCGCCCTTGGTCGCGCCTGCAGCACCGGCCGTCGAAGCGGCGCCGGCCGTCGAGCCCGCGCAGGCCGCGGGCGCCGCCGCGGGCGCATCGCAGAAGGCGCAGCCAACCGCTGCGCCCACGCCGGCGGCTCCGCCTGCGGACGCACCGCCCAAGCCCGAAGCGGCCAGGCACGCGCCGGCCGCGCCCGAAACCAAGCAGGCGCCGCAGCAGGCGGCCGCGGCGCAGCCGGCTGCCAGGCAGGCCGCCGCGCCCTCGCCCTCGACCGCCAAGCCCGCTCAGCCCGCCAGACCGTCGCCGGCCGAGCAGGCTCAGCGAGCGCGCGAGGCCAAGGCCGCGCAGCATGCGGTGCAGCAGGGCAAGGGCCGCGACGAGCAGCGCAAGCCCGAGCCGCAACGCAAGCCGCCGGCGGCGCCGGAGCCGCCGCGCGCTCCGGCCCGCGACGACTGGGACGCCGAGACCGTGCTGCCGAAGATCCGCGACCTGCTCACCGAGGCCATCGGCCCCGTCGCCCGCGTGACGTTCAAGCGCGGCGTCGCCAAATGGACCGATGCCCATGCGCCGACGCTGGGCAATCTGCCGGCGCTGGCCCGGATCCTCGCCGCCGACCTCGGCTCGGAGGCCGAGAAGAAGAAGTTCGTCGACGCCGTCGAGCGTTTGCGACAGGGCTGA
- a CDS encoding DUF1329 domain-containing protein produces MKKVEKGVRATPAQQQLEPGAQGRRTDRNALLRTARAASALTRAGAGATFAIAAIVLGFGALAAAQEGSGTAPSAAAAGADPNVDVLRKLLGVPEPPPPPAPEAAPSPAPPAADPAAAAPAAPASPSTDSSTASPQPAPAPASAGAPPQAPPVAASSAPSPAPAEAAPAPVAAPAPTPAADAAVKVEAAKEPPVVVAPVEAVPAPAEAASRASEAPVAVEAAKVEAIAKVGEPVMPETPEPLVPAPAATRPAATEAAKPAKDEAAKPVPAKAKSVAPAKVAKPAAPAKPAKKEAPAVAKPPKAKPEPAVASAKKLEQPLPPEEVPVIVAPEDAPTLASIKRDMPLESPPPPPASMLQFKDVKVPAPGSVVSAANMAEYEHLIGPSVQWALGRGARLRIVAPKPMPLEPARAEATQRYHAQVKLSDDKTELLNYVAGIPFPFVTADEADAATKLMHNNASRLIVDDVDIRHFSCETGSLDENTGLQIERAYVNEHFRRLYYVSRFYTEPKPTWKNAGGVRNRELLYPLLEPFDLKGAGFTYNRYLDATRQDDSWLYFPQQKRVRRLSTAQRSEGVFGQDIDLDSYGGFSGNPAWTEWRLLGVKTILASMHGEGFPPDWQPGSANFLFDDVWEPREVYVIEGKSKLPEYAFGKRIIYLDRESWLIPYTEIYDLNGGLWKALIQTARFTKKSFPGSKITYDYEQFFYPAFAMIDMQFSHCTRCQLPSPQYPGEEGWYINVGEREGTTEEVFEVSSFIQTGR; encoded by the coding sequence GTGAAAAAGGTGGAAAAGGGAGTCCGCGCGACTCCGGCACAGCAACAACTCGAGCCCGGCGCCCAAGGCCGGCGCACTGATCGCAACGCCCTTCTTCGCACGGCACGTGCGGCCTCTGCGCTGACACGCGCCGGCGCCGGGGCCACGTTCGCAATCGCTGCGATTGTCCTTGGTTTTGGCGCTCTTGCCGCCGCGCAGGAAGGCTCCGGCACCGCGCCGAGCGCCGCTGCCGCCGGCGCCGATCCCAACGTCGACGTGCTGCGCAAGCTGCTCGGCGTGCCCGAGCCTCCTCCGCCGCCGGCGCCGGAGGCCGCGCCATCGCCCGCGCCGCCGGCCGCCGATCCGGCCGCCGCCGCCCCTGCAGCGCCCGCATCGCCATCCACAGACTCATCCACAGCCTCGCCGCAGCCTGCGCCCGCCCCTGCTTCTGCGGGCGCGCCGCCGCAGGCACCCCCGGTCGCAGCCTCGTCGGCCCCGTCGCCGGCGCCTGCCGAAGCGGCGCCCGCACCGGTTGCCGCACCGGCGCCGACGCCCGCGGCTGATGCTGCGGTCAAGGTCGAAGCGGCCAAGGAGCCGCCCGTCGTCGTCGCGCCGGTCGAGGCCGTGCCTGCACCGGCCGAAGCCGCCAGCCGTGCCAGCGAGGCGCCCGTTGCCGTCGAAGCGGCGAAGGTTGAAGCCATCGCCAAGGTTGGCGAGCCGGTCATGCCCGAGACGCCCGAGCCGCTCGTGCCTGCGCCTGCCGCCACCAGGCCCGCCGCCACCGAGGCGGCGAAACCCGCCAAGGACGAGGCTGCCAAGCCCGTGCCGGCCAAGGCCAAGTCCGTCGCGCCGGCCAAGGTCGCCAAGCCCGCGGCGCCGGCCAAGCCGGCCAAGAAGGAAGCGCCGGCCGTCGCCAAGCCGCCCAAGGCCAAGCCGGAGCCGGCGGTGGCCTCCGCCAAGAAGCTCGAGCAGCCGCTGCCGCCCGAAGAGGTGCCGGTCATCGTCGCGCCCGAGGACGCGCCGACGCTGGCATCGATCAAGCGCGACATGCCGCTGGAGTCGCCGCCGCCTCCGCCGGCCTCGATGCTGCAGTTCAAGGACGTGAAGGTGCCCGCGCCGGGAAGCGTCGTCTCGGCGGCCAACATGGCCGAGTACGAGCACCTGATCGGCCCGAGCGTGCAGTGGGCGCTGGGCCGCGGCGCCAGGCTGCGCATCGTCGCGCCCAAGCCGATGCCGCTCGAGCCCGCGCGCGCCGAGGCCACGCAGCGCTACCACGCGCAGGTCAAGCTGTCGGACGACAAGACCGAGCTGCTCAACTACGTCGCCGGCATCCCCTTCCCGTTCGTCACCGCCGACGAAGCCGATGCCGCGACCAAGCTGATGCACAACAACGCATCGCGGCTGATCGTCGACGACGTCGACATCCGCCATTTCAGCTGCGAGACCGGAAGCCTCGACGAGAACACGGGCCTGCAGATCGAGCGCGCCTACGTCAACGAGCACTTCCGCCGTCTCTACTACGTCAGCCGCTTCTATACCGAGCCGAAGCCGACCTGGAAGAACGCCGGCGGCGTGCGCAACCGCGAGCTGCTCTATCCGCTGCTCGAGCCGTTCGATCTCAAGGGCGCCGGCTTCACTTACAACCGCTACCTGGACGCCACGCGCCAGGACGACTCGTGGCTGTACTTCCCGCAGCAGAAGCGCGTGCGGCGCCTGTCGACCGCGCAGCGCTCCGAGGGCGTGTTCGGACAGGACATCGATCTGGACAGCTACGGCGGCTTCTCGGGCAATCCGGCCTGGACCGAGTGGCGGCTGCTCGGGGTCAAGACGATTCTGGCCTCGATGCACGGCGAGGGCTTTCCGCCCGACTGGCAGCCGGGCTCGGCCAACTTCCTGTTCGACGACGTATGGGAGCCGCGCGAGGTCTACGTCATCGAGGGCAAGTCGAAGCTTCCCGAGTACGCGTTCGGCAAACGCATCATCTACCTGGACCGCGAGAGCTGGCTGATCCCGTACACCGAGATCTACGACCTCAACGGTGGGTTGTGGAAGGCGCTCATCCAGACGGCGCGCTTTACGAAGAAGAGCTTCCCCGGCTCCAAGATCACCTACGACTACGAGCAGTTCTTCTACCCCGCGTTCGCGATGATCGACATGCAGTTCTCGCACTGCACGCGCTGCCAGCTGCCCTCGCCGCAGTATCCGGGCGAAGAAGGCTGGTACATCAACGTGGGCGAGCGCGAAGGCACCACCGAGGAAGTCTTCGAGGTCTCGAGCTTCATCCAGACCGGACGCTGA
- a CDS encoding Hint domain-containing protein, whose protein sequence is MRNNVRNLALALSVLGLSAMPATAQPRPDHVQFGATVVDNEAEGKFAGIGRAASIPFTYYLGAMFCRGSVHANDAFAVYLLEPELFKVGPKSAKVVQKAFVVVEAAAWDEANMTSFFDVPPTAVESCSGSITGKDDDKDGDLDGGTDVLTASYSCGKDLPTLFGFNETQTQAFIATFGDKPACKITGVPIDGGFCFRGDTIVSTEQGPRPIRDLSLGDRVWSFDEAAGREVLQPVTRIYRRPGTALREVGAGTETIRTTDEHPFRVEGRGWVKARDLAVGDRLVSRGEAGVAVAFNRSVDASTFYAGYVAPQRRRAGASASNPQLERVSVATTDLFRAAPPLEDSGAAPVVYNIEVGGLHNYFVGAGRILVHNK, encoded by the coding sequence ATGCGAAACAACGTCCGCAATCTTGCTCTTGCCCTCTCCGTGCTGGGCCTTTCCGCCATGCCTGCAACCGCGCAGCCGCGTCCCGATCACGTTCAGTTCGGGGCCACCGTCGTCGACAACGAGGCCGAGGGCAAGTTCGCGGGGATTGGCCGGGCCGCGAGCATTCCCTTCACCTACTATCTTGGCGCCATGTTCTGCCGGGGCTCGGTTCATGCGAACGATGCCTTCGCGGTGTACTTGCTGGAGCCGGAGCTGTTCAAGGTCGGACCCAAATCGGCCAAGGTGGTGCAGAAGGCGTTCGTGGTCGTGGAGGCGGCGGCCTGGGACGAGGCCAACATGACGTCCTTTTTCGACGTTCCGCCCACCGCCGTCGAGTCGTGCAGCGGCAGCATCACCGGCAAGGACGACGACAAGGACGGCGACCTCGACGGCGGCACCGATGTTCTGACGGCCTCCTACTCGTGCGGCAAGGATCTGCCGACGCTGTTCGGGTTCAATGAAACGCAGACGCAGGCTTTCATCGCCACCTTCGGCGACAAGCCAGCCTGCAAGATCACCGGCGTGCCCATCGACGGCGGCTTCTGTTTCCGCGGCGACACCATCGTCTCCACCGAGCAGGGCCCGCGCCCGATCCGCGACCTCTCGCTCGGCGATCGCGTCTGGTCCTTCGACGAGGCCGCGGGCAGGGAAGTCCTGCAGCCGGTCACCCGCATCTACCGGCGCCCCGGCACGGCGCTGCGCGAGGTCGGCGCCGGCACCGAAACCATCCGCACCACCGACGAGCATCCCTTCCGCGTCGAGGGCAGGGGATGGGTCAAGGCAAGGGATCTGGCCGTCGGCGACCGTCTCGTTTCGCGCGGCGAGGCAGGCGTGGCCGTGGCGTTCAATCGCAGCGTCGATGCGTCCACGTTCTACGCCGGCTACGTCGCGCCCCAGCGCCGCCGCGCCGGCGCCTCGGCGAGCAATCCGCAGCTCGAGCGTGTGTCCGTGGCGACAACCGATCTGTTCCGGGCGGCGCCGCCGCTCGAGGACTCCGGGGCCGCGCCGGTCGTCTACAACATCGAGGTCGGCGGGCTTCACAACTACTTCGTGGGCGCCGGGCGCATCCTCGTCCACAACAAGTAG
- a CDS encoding CAP domain-containing protein, whose product MVRPFGASRTVMSMRVFVSLTIVLVFGASSAHSEQGDCGQPASTGEQPVASDALSTLRTAVGSGSCEMCVCDVNDNGAVTASDALTILKAAVGHDIALDCPACATTTTSTTTTTTTTSTTTTTIGEPPHLEGITEAHNEVREDVGVGPLVWSDALAATAQEWADACVDVQAPSGAIDHNPNRHEGHPYKVGENIYAQNQPFHYQTAMDAWEDEKQWYVYETNTCLPTKICGHYTQLVWENTKEVGCATSHCPNLTYDHSIVCNYGPAGNITGQRPY is encoded by the coding sequence ATGGTCCGACCGTTCGGTGCATCGCGCACCGTCATGTCCATGCGCGTCTTCGTGTCTCTTACGATCGTTCTCGTGTTCGGCGCATCCAGCGCGCACTCGGAGCAGGGCGACTGCGGCCAGCCCGCCAGCACCGGCGAGCAGCCCGTCGCCTCCGATGCCCTCTCGACGCTGCGGACCGCGGTCGGCAGCGGCTCCTGCGAGATGTGCGTCTGCGACGTCAACGACAACGGCGCGGTCACTGCCAGCGATGCGCTGACCATCCTCAAGGCCGCCGTCGGACACGACATCGCGCTCGATTGTCCCGCCTGCGCGACCACGACCACCTCGACGACGACGACCACGACAACCACCAGCACCACCACGACGACCATCGGCGAGCCGCCGCATCTCGAGGGAATCACCGAGGCGCACAACGAGGTTCGCGAGGACGTCGGCGTGGGGCCGCTCGTGTGGAGCGATGCGCTGGCGGCCACGGCGCAGGAATGGGCCGACGCATGCGTGGACGTGCAGGCGCCGTCGGGCGCGATCGACCACAACCCGAACCGGCACGAGGGGCATCCCTACAAGGTCGGCGAGAACATCTACGCGCAGAACCAGCCCTTCCACTACCAGACGGCGATGGATGCGTGGGAGGACGAGAAGCAGTGGTACGTCTACGAGACGAACACCTGCCTGCCGACGAAGATCTGCGGCCACTACACGCAGCTGGTCTGGGAGAACACGAAGGAGGTGGGCTGCGCGACCTCGCACTGCCCCAACCTGACCTACGACCACTCGATCGTCTGCAACTACGGGCCCGCCGGCAACATCACCGGACAGCGGCCGTACTGA